In the genome of Persephonella sp. KM09-Lau-8, one region contains:
- the trpD gene encoding anthranilate phosphoribosyltransferase, translated as MIKELIKKITEFKDLTPEETEKLFSLLMKGELTDAQIGAVLVGLKMKGETVDEISSAAKIMRQNAVKVPVKDKSNLVDTCGTGGDKVNTFNVSTITAFVVAGAGAKVAKHGNRSVSSKCGSADIMEALGINIEMPPEKAAKALEEIGLAFLFAPIYHPAMKNVIRQRREIGVRTIFNILGPLSNPAEAKYQLMGVYDQKLIEPLSRVLVNLGIEKAFVVHGMEGLDEVSITGETLVGEVNEGEINIYTVRPEDFGLKSASLQDIQGGDLGYNLKIALSILEGKDNSPKTDFVAINAAFALKVVGIVDNIKEGIELAKETIYSKKAYQILEKLRDFN; from the coding sequence ATGATTAAAGAGCTGATAAAAAAAATCACTGAATTTAAGGATTTGACTCCTGAAGAAACTGAGAAGCTGTTTTCCCTTCTTATGAAGGGTGAGTTAACTGATGCTCAGATAGGTGCTGTCCTTGTTGGACTCAAAATGAAAGGTGAGACAGTAGATGAAATATCCTCTGCTGCAAAAATAATGAGGCAAAATGCAGTTAAAGTCCCTGTCAAAGATAAATCAAATCTTGTTGATACCTGCGGGACTGGTGGAGATAAGGTAAACACCTTTAATGTATCTACAATAACTGCATTTGTTGTTGCAGGAGCAGGAGCAAAAGTTGCAAAACATGGAAACAGGTCAGTTTCCTCAAAATGTGGCAGTGCAGATATAATGGAAGCCCTTGGTATCAATATAGAAATGCCTCCGGAAAAAGCAGCAAAAGCCCTTGAAGAAATCGGACTGGCATTTTTATTTGCACCTATCTACCATCCTGCAATGAAAAATGTAATTAGACAAAGAAGGGAGATAGGAGTCAGAACTATTTTTAATATACTGGGTCCCCTTTCAAATCCAGCTGAAGCGAAATATCAGCTTATGGGGGTTTATGACCAAAAGCTTATTGAACCTTTATCCAGAGTTTTAGTAAATCTTGGCATAGAGAAGGCATTTGTGGTTCACGGTATGGAAGGACTTGATGAGGTATCAATAACAGGAGAAACCCTTGTAGGAGAAGTGAATGAAGGTGAAATAAATATCTATACTGTAAGACCGGAAGATTTTGGACTTAAATCAGCCTCTCTACAGGATATTCAGGGTGGAGACCTTGGGTATAATCTGAAAATTGCCCTTTCAATTCTTGAAGGAAAGGATAACTCTCCTAAAACAGATTTTGTTGCAATAAATGCTGCTTTTGCCCTGAAGGTGGTAGGAATTGTAGATAATATCAAAGAAGGTATTGAACTTGCAAAGGAAACCATTTATTCTAAAAAGGCATACCAGATTCTTGAAAAGCTGAGAGATTTTAATTAA
- a CDS encoding peptidylprolyl isomerase, whose protein sequence is MKNRLIILLVLLFIGLAPAKDNIQLFDRIVMVVNGYPVLQSELELAMQWFGTTDKKQAAQKLIDQILVAQAAEKYGVRVSSDEINQAILRMAKANGINSIEEFKKKLESQNISFSEFKDLVKRELLVQRYIQIYLRRSMFGGIKEGKEEKLRKIRIIFLSSQKPDFKEKYNLIKEKLTPENFAEMAKKYSDDPLTAEKGGLLGEVKKGDLVSSLDERIWQHKVGDIFEVPDKKGIYFVYIEKEENKMVQQPPKGEEIQKQLKKEFEIQLKKLRQQASIEYLDKSLQ, encoded by the coding sequence ATGAAAAATAGATTAATAATCCTATTGGTGCTACTTTTTATAGGGCTTGCTCCTGCAAAGGATAATATCCAGCTTTTTGACAGAATAGTTATGGTGGTAAACGGATATCCTGTTCTCCAGTCAGAACTGGAACTGGCAATGCAGTGGTTTGGAACAACAGACAAAAAACAGGCAGCCCAAAAACTGATAGACCAGATACTTGTTGCACAGGCGGCAGAAAAATATGGAGTGAGAGTTTCCTCAGATGAGATAAATCAGGCAATTCTCAGAATGGCAAAGGCAAATGGGATAAACAGCATAGAAGAATTTAAGAAAAAGCTTGAAAGCCAGAATATATCCTTTAGTGAGTTTAAAGACCTTGTAAAAAGAGAACTCCTTGTTCAGAGATACATTCAGATTTATTTGCGTAGAAGTATGTTTGGTGGAATTAAGGAAGGTAAGGAAGAAAAACTCAGAAAAATCAGAATAATATTTCTCTCAAGCCAGAAGCCTGACTTTAAGGAAAAATACAATCTGATTAAAGAAAAACTTACACCTGAAAATTTTGCAGAAATGGCAAAAAAATACTCCGATGACCCTTTAACAGCAGAAAAAGGAGGTTTACTGGGAGAAGTCAAAAAGGGCGACCTGGTATCCTCCCTTGATGAAAGAATATGGCAGCACAAAGTAGGGGATATATTTGAAGTGCCTGATAAAAAGGGAATTTATTTTGTTTATATTGAAAAAGAAGAGAACAAAATGGTTCAACAACCACCTAAAGGAGAAGAAATTCAAAAACAGCTTAAAAAAGAGTTTGAAATACAGCTTAAAAAGCTCAGACAGCAGGCATCTATAGAGTATTTAGATAAATCTCTACAGTAG
- the glmU gene encoding bifunctional UDP-N-acetylglucosamine diphosphorylase/glucosamine-1-phosphate N-acetyltransferase GlmU, whose amino-acid sequence MGHHHEKHIAIILAAGKGTRFKSKKPKVIHKILGKPMIHYVSLAARWSNPEKIIYVVGHEKQQVIKAINCLNCVYVEQEEQLGTGHAVAQTKPYWENFDGIVMILNGDLPLVEGETLKNAVKYMEALLKFEGAFVEGNVDPNYRNENIAGVVITTIVPNPLGYGRIIKDKNHRIIKIVEEKDATHEEQQINEINTGIYLFYAPYLKQVIDKLENNNAQKEYYLTDVIQLLNEMGKEVYALLVPDYTQFIGVNDRWDLAKAENILRMKYLQFWSYAGTTFHNPETVYIEFDVELSPDVEIYQGVSLKGRTTIGEDTVIEENATIINSKIGKNVKILKGSIIEDSVIEDNAVIGPYARIRNNSVIKQNAQIGNFVEIKNSTIGENTAAKHLTYLGDAEIGKDVNIGAGTITCNYDGFQKHKTVIKDKAFIGSDTMLVAPVTIGEEAITGSGSVITKDVPDKALAIERNQQKIIENYAEKRKKKHEK is encoded by the coding sequence TAAAATCCTTGGGAAACCTATGATTCATTATGTTTCCCTTGCTGCACGATGGAGTAATCCAGAGAAAATTATATATGTTGTAGGCCATGAAAAACAGCAGGTAATTAAAGCAATAAACTGCCTTAATTGTGTTTACGTAGAACAGGAAGAACAACTGGGAACAGGTCATGCTGTAGCCCAGACCAAACCTTACTGGGAAAACTTTGATGGGATAGTAATGATTCTTAATGGAGACCTTCCACTTGTTGAAGGGGAAACATTAAAAAATGCAGTTAAGTATATGGAGGCTTTACTCAAATTTGAAGGGGCTTTTGTTGAGGGAAATGTTGACCCCAACTACCGAAATGAGAATATTGCAGGTGTTGTAATAACAACCATAGTTCCAAATCCACTGGGATATGGGAGAATCATAAAAGACAAAAACCACAGAATAATAAAAATAGTTGAAGAAAAGGATGCTACCCATGAAGAACAGCAGATAAACGAGATAAACACAGGAATTTATCTATTCTATGCCCCTTATCTGAAACAGGTGATAGATAAACTGGAAAATAACAACGCACAGAAAGAATACTATCTTACAGATGTGATACAGCTTCTAAATGAGATGGGCAAAGAGGTTTATGCGCTTCTGGTGCCAGATTATACCCAGTTTATTGGAGTTAACGATAGATGGGATTTAGCAAAAGCAGAAAATATTCTCAGGATGAAATATCTCCAGTTCTGGTCTTATGCAGGAACCACATTTCACAATCCTGAAACAGTTTATATAGAGTTTGATGTGGAATTATCTCCAGATGTTGAGATATATCAAGGTGTATCCCTGAAAGGCAGGACAACAATAGGGGAAGATACTGTAATAGAAGAAAATGCTACTATTATAAACTCTAAAATAGGCAAAAATGTGAAAATCCTGAAAGGTTCAATAATAGAAGACTCGGTAATAGAAGACAATGCTGTTATTGGGCCATACGCAAGAATCAGAAACAATTCTGTTATAAAACAAAATGCCCAGATAGGCAATTTTGTAGAGATAAAAAACTCCACAATAGGAGAAAATACAGCAGCCAAACATCTTACTTATCTTGGTGATGCAGAGATAGGAAAGGATGTAAATATTGGGGCAGGAACAATAACATGCAATTATGATGGTTTCCAGAAGCATAAAACTGTAATAAAAGACAAAGCCTTTATCGGCAGCGATACTATGCTTGTTGCTCCTGTAACAATAGGAGAAGAAGCAATAACAGGATCAGGCTCAGTAATAACCAAGGATGTTCCAGACAAAGCTCTTGCTATAGAAAGAAACCAGCAAAAGATAATAGAAAATTATGCAGAAAAAAGGAAAAAGAAACATGAAAAATAG